A region from the Colwellia sp. PAMC 21821 genome encodes:
- a CDS encoding SMP-30/gluconolactonase/LRE family protein gives MSNVELVHQSHCRIGEAVIWSVAEQAIYWSDILGNKVYRYKPLVNVKVTTDSWSVKQNITSIGFTACNKLVGTLYDGFYVLDIINDSHTKIAAPNIDYTAIRFNDGAVDTHGQYWSGTMHTDDPMNNALGELYRFDDTGKSSLQDEDYHCTNGPCFTSDGRFMYHTDTLIRQKVYRCELDKNGNLISRSTFIHFDKEGTSPDGMCLDKDENLWVALWGGWGVNQYAPDGTLLQHIKLPVAQVTKCIFGGENLDTLYITTASEYLGDEDKVKQPLAGCLFSYKTNTQGKAENLCKSPLLNSYHNKGDK, from the coding sequence ATGTCTAACGTCGAATTAGTCCATCAAAGTCATTGTCGTATTGGCGAAGCTGTTATTTGGTCTGTTGCAGAACAAGCCATTTATTGGAGTGATATTTTAGGTAATAAAGTTTACCGTTATAAACCTTTGGTGAATGTAAAAGTTACAACTGATAGCTGGTCTGTAAAACAAAACATCACCAGTATAGGTTTTACAGCTTGCAATAAATTAGTTGGCACTCTCTACGATGGCTTTTACGTGTTAGACATCATTAACGATTCACATACTAAAATAGCCGCGCCAAACATAGATTATACAGCCATTCGTTTTAACGACGGTGCTGTAGATACTCATGGTCAATATTGGTCAGGCACCATGCATACTGATGATCCAATGAATAATGCGCTTGGTGAATTATATCGCTTTGATGATACTGGAAAATCTAGCTTACAAGATGAAGACTACCACTGTACCAACGGCCCATGTTTTACCAGCGACGGACGGTTCATGTACCACACAGATACACTCATTCGTCAAAAAGTATATCGCTGTGAACTGGATAAGAATGGCAATCTAATCAGTCGTTCAACATTCATCCATTTCGATAAAGAAGGTACTTCCCCTGATGGGATGTGTTTAGACAAAGACGAAAACCTTTGGGTAGCACTTTGGGGCGGTTGGGGAGTTAACCAATATGCACCAGACGGTACTTTACTTCAACACATCAAACTACCCGTTGCACAAGTGACTAAATGTATATTTGGCGGCGAAAACCTAGATACGTTGTACATTACCACCGCATCTGAATACCTTGGTGATGAAGATAAAGTAAAACAACCTTTAGCTGGCTGTTTGTTTTCATATAAAACCAATACCCAAGGTAAAGCTGAAAATCTATGCAAGTCCCCATTACTGAACTCATACCACAACAAAGGAGATAAATAA
- a CDS encoding aldehyde dehydrogenase (NADP(+)), producing MYKLTQKSYIAGTWVSPKGEAFQAQNPATQELLSEHNNCLESEVNSAVEAAQQAYPVLNQLSPVDHANFLIAIAEEIEALGEQLLDVCNQETGLGLPRLTGERGRTTGQIKAFAEIVKNASWVKASIDTAEPDRAPLPKPDLRKMLKPIGPVAVFGASNFPFAFGTLGGDTISALAAGNPVIVKGHPSHPATNELFAYAIGKAISRCELPKGVFSLLQGNAIPLSVQLVCHPLTEAVGFTGSLTGGRAIMDAASKRAKPIPVFAEMGSVNPMFFTNNVLTQSAKSLAKALAGSVCMGTGQFCTSPGIIVIQKNDTFVNTLAETMSANPKGIMLNAGIGQAFLKGVQAFIATGEVEWVNKDEVSLTSTTDNALLPPNVVLKTTANAFLKNPQLQSEVFGPATLVVECDDDAQFRQIAQDLEGNLTASIHAVDEDNALVKELIFLLEQNTGRIIFNGFPTGVEVCGSQHHGGPYPASSNGSTTSVGIDAIHRFTRVVSYQSTPASLLPAALQNANPYHIVRRVNGKFSSQSI from the coding sequence ATGTACAAGCTAACACAAAAATCATATATCGCCGGCACTTGGGTTTCTCCAAAAGGAGAAGCTTTTCAAGCACAAAACCCAGCTACTCAAGAACTGCTTTCTGAGCATAATAATTGTCTTGAAAGCGAAGTTAATTCTGCAGTGGAAGCAGCGCAACAGGCTTATCCTGTGCTTAATCAACTTTCACCTGTAGATCACGCTAACTTTCTAATAGCGATAGCAGAAGAAATTGAAGCTTTAGGTGAACAACTACTTGACGTGTGTAACCAAGAAACAGGATTAGGCTTACCAAGATTAACAGGTGAACGTGGCCGAACTACAGGCCAAATAAAAGCTTTTGCAGAAATAGTAAAAAATGCTAGCTGGGTAAAAGCGAGTATTGATACAGCTGAACCTGATCGAGCTCCGTTACCTAAACCAGACTTACGTAAAATGCTTAAGCCTATAGGTCCCGTTGCTGTGTTTGGCGCATCTAACTTTCCTTTTGCTTTCGGCACATTAGGTGGCGATACCATATCAGCACTTGCTGCAGGTAACCCAGTTATTGTGAAAGGCCATCCTTCACACCCAGCAACCAACGAGCTCTTTGCTTATGCTATCGGTAAAGCGATTTCACGTTGCGAACTTCCAAAAGGCGTTTTCTCATTATTGCAAGGTAACGCCATCCCGTTATCAGTTCAATTAGTATGTCATCCATTAACTGAAGCTGTTGGTTTTACAGGATCTTTAACCGGTGGTCGAGCAATAATGGATGCCGCATCTAAACGCGCTAAACCTATTCCAGTGTTTGCAGAAATGGGCAGCGTAAATCCTATGTTCTTTACCAATAATGTACTGACTCAATCAGCAAAATCACTCGCTAAAGCGCTTGCTGGCTCTGTTTGTATGGGAACAGGACAATTTTGTACGTCTCCGGGTATTATTGTTATTCAAAAGAACGACACCTTTGTCAATACTTTAGCCGAAACCATGAGTGCTAATCCTAAAGGTATCATGCTAAATGCAGGTATTGGACAAGCATTTTTGAAAGGTGTTCAAGCGTTTATAGCAACAGGTGAAGTTGAATGGGTTAATAAGGATGAGGTTAGCTTAACGTCAACAACCGATAATGCCTTATTACCACCTAACGTTGTATTAAAAACCACTGCGAACGCTTTCCTGAAAAATCCACAATTACAAAGTGAAGTATTTGGCCCTGCTACCTTAGTAGTTGAATGTGATGATGATGCACAATTTAGACAAATAGCTCAAGATTTAGAAGGTAACTTAACCGCCAGTATTCATGCCGTTGATGAAGATAACGCCTTAGTGAAAGAGCTCATTTTTTTACTAGAACAAAACACAGGTCGAATTATTTTTAATGGTTTCCCAACAGGTGTTGAAGTCTGTGGTTCTCAGCATCATGGTGGTCCATACCCTGCTTCATCAAATGGTTCTACCACCAGTGTTGGTATCGATGCAATTCACAGATTTACGCGTGTGGTCTCTTACCAAAGCACGCCAGCATCGCTTTTACCTGCAGCGCTTCAGAATGCTAATCCGTACCACATTGTGCGTCGTGTTAATGGTAAATTTTCATCGCAATCAATCTAA
- a CDS encoding fumarylacetoacetate hydrolase family protein: MQLDQYLPSDQYAGTLIGRAWVPANVSESTINVSGPSPIWINDSNVYDLSSLAPTCSDLLNNGITKQVLLTSNFPIIGSVETLLSNSINHPNDQAYLHLLSPFDLQAIKACGVTFVCSMIERVIEEKAGGDPIVAKNIRSKIDETIGSSIENLKPGSPEALELKEVLIKENMWSQYLEVGIGPYAEVFTKSQTLSSVGLGAQVGLHPISSWNNPEPEVVLAVNKTGNIVGATLGNDVNLRDVEGRSALLLGKAKDNNASCSIGPFIRLFDETFTLEDVKSTQVTLKVTGEDGYVLEATNDMTQISRDVEDLVAQTYSKSHQYPDGFALFTGTLFTPTQDRDEPNMGFTHKINDCVVISASKLGSLQNHVHFSDQIPPWEFGISALIKNLAKRHLI; this comes from the coding sequence ATGCAATTAGATCAATATTTACCATCAGACCAATACGCCGGCACATTAATAGGTAGAGCTTGGGTACCCGCTAACGTAAGTGAAAGCACTATAAATGTTAGTGGTCCGTCGCCTATTTGGATAAACGACTCTAACGTTTACGATTTATCTTCATTAGCGCCAACGTGTTCAGATTTACTTAATAACGGTATTACCAAACAAGTATTATTAACGAGTAACTTCCCTATTATTGGTAGTGTAGAAACCTTACTGTCTAACTCGATAAACCACCCAAATGATCAAGCATATTTACACCTTTTATCTCCATTTGATCTACAAGCAATTAAAGCCTGTGGCGTTACTTTTGTTTGCTCAATGATTGAAAGAGTGATTGAAGAAAAGGCCGGTGGTGATCCGATAGTAGCCAAAAACATTCGTTCTAAAATAGATGAAACCATAGGTTCGAGTATTGAAAACCTAAAGCCTGGTTCACCTGAAGCGCTCGAGCTAAAAGAAGTATTAATCAAAGAAAACATGTGGTCTCAGTATTTAGAAGTAGGTATCGGCCCATATGCTGAAGTATTTACTAAATCTCAAACGCTCTCTTCTGTAGGTCTTGGTGCACAAGTAGGATTACATCCTATTTCAAGCTGGAATAATCCAGAGCCAGAAGTTGTACTTGCCGTAAATAAGACAGGAAATATTGTCGGTGCCACCTTAGGTAACGATGTAAATTTACGTGATGTTGAAGGCAGAAGCGCCCTGCTTTTAGGTAAAGCAAAAGACAATAATGCATCATGCTCTATCGGGCCATTCATTCGTTTGTTTGACGAAACATTTACCCTTGAAGATGTTAAGTCAACTCAAGTAACCCTGAAAGTTACAGGTGAAGATGGTTACGTACTTGAAGCTACTAACGACATGACGCAAATTAGTCGTGATGTAGAAGATCTTGTTGCTCAAACTTATTCAAAATCTCATCAATACCCAGATGGATTTGCTTTATTCACGGGTACTTTATTCACGCCAACTCAAGATCGTGACGAACCTAATATGGGCTTTACACACAAAATTAACGACTGTGTTGTTATATCTGCGAGCAAACTTGGATCTCTACAAAATCATGTGCATTTTTCTGACCAAATTCCTCCATGGGAATTTGGTATCAGTGCACTCATTAAAAACCTTGCTAAGCGACATCTCATATAA
- a CDS encoding IlvD/Edd family dehydratase: protein MKLNKNHRFRSQDWFDNKEHIDLAALYLERFMNYGITPEELRSGKPIIGIAQSGSDLAPCNRIHIELTKRVKDGVRAAGGIPIEFPAHPIFENCRRPTAALDRNLAYLGLVEILFGYPIDAVVLTTGCDKTTPSSLMAASTVDIPAIVLSGGPMLDGWHDGELVGSGTVIWRSRKRLAAGEIDETEFLNLAMNSAPSAGHCNTMGTALTMNSVAEALGMSLTGCAAIPAPYKERGQIAYRTGVRIVEMAYEDLTPSKILTRETFLNAMKVISALGGSTNAQPHLMAMARHAGVEITAEDWNELARPIPLLANVQPAGKYLGERFHRAGGVPAIMWELLNANKLNGNVLTVTGKTLVENLQNLPKTDREVIKSFDEPMLKDAGFAVFSGNFFDFAIMKTSVISPEFTMRFLSEKGNEGVFDARAIIFEDSEDYHQRINDPSLNIDAHCILVIRGAGPIGWPGSAEVVNMQPPDYLIKQGITSLPTLGDGRQSGTSDSPSILHVSPESSVGGGLAYLQTGDMLRVNMNKGTCDVLLPEGEFESRKTVTHIAPPKSQTPWQEIYRDTVGDLSQGAVIELATKYQGISKKLPRHNH, encoded by the coding sequence ATGAAATTAAATAAAAACCACCGTTTCCGTTCACAAGATTGGTTTGATAACAAAGAACATATTGATTTAGCCGCCTTATATTTAGAACGATTTATGAACTACGGTATAACGCCTGAAGAGTTACGTTCGGGTAAACCTATTATTGGCATAGCGCAATCAGGCAGCGACTTAGCGCCATGTAATCGCATTCATATTGAATTGACCAAACGCGTAAAAGATGGTGTTAGAGCAGCAGGGGGTATTCCTATTGAATTTCCGGCTCATCCTATTTTTGAAAATTGTCGACGCCCTACCGCAGCACTTGACCGTAACTTAGCTTACTTAGGTTTAGTGGAAATATTATTTGGCTACCCAATTGATGCCGTTGTGCTAACAACCGGTTGTGACAAAACAACCCCATCAAGCTTAATGGCAGCTTCAACAGTAGATATTCCAGCAATTGTTTTATCAGGTGGTCCAATGCTTGACGGTTGGCACGATGGGGAATTAGTGGGTTCGGGCACAGTTATTTGGCGTTCAAGAAAGCGTTTAGCTGCCGGTGAAATTGATGAAACTGAATTCCTCAATCTAGCGATGAACTCAGCCCCATCTGCAGGTCACTGTAATACTATGGGCACTGCATTAACCATGAACTCGGTCGCTGAAGCGTTAGGTATGTCTTTAACAGGTTGTGCTGCAATACCGGCGCCTTATAAAGAACGTGGCCAAATAGCCTATCGTACCGGTGTTCGAATTGTTGAAATGGCTTATGAAGATCTAACCCCTTCTAAAATACTAACTCGTGAAACCTTTCTTAATGCCATGAAAGTTATCTCAGCCTTAGGCGGTTCCACTAATGCACAACCACATCTTATGGCAATGGCTAGACATGCCGGTGTTGAAATAACCGCTGAAGATTGGAATGAATTAGCACGACCTATTCCTCTGCTTGCTAATGTTCAACCGGCGGGTAAATACCTAGGTGAACGTTTTCACAGAGCGGGTGGTGTTCCAGCCATCATGTGGGAATTATTAAATGCCAATAAACTTAATGGCAATGTATTAACCGTTACGGGTAAAACATTGGTTGAAAACTTACAAAACCTACCTAAAACCGACAGAGAAGTAATTAAGTCGTTTGATGAACCTATGTTGAAAGATGCAGGTTTTGCCGTGTTCTCTGGCAACTTCTTTGATTTCGCTATTATGAAAACCAGTGTTATTTCACCTGAGTTTACCATGCGTTTTCTTTCAGAAAAAGGTAACGAAGGCGTTTTTGATGCTCGGGCGATAATTTTTGAAGATTCAGAAGATTATCATCAACGTATTAACGATCCATCCTTAAATATTGATGCTCACTGTATTTTAGTAATTCGTGGCGCTGGCCCTATTGGTTGGCCAGGTTCGGCTGAAGTTGTAAACATGCAGCCACCTGATTACTTAATTAAGCAAGGTATTACTAGCTTACCAACTTTGGGTGATGGACGACAATCAGGCACATCAGACAGTCCTTCAATTTTACATGTTTCACCAGAGAGCTCTGTTGGCGGTGGCTTAGCCTATTTACAAACAGGCGATATGCTGCGGGTCAATATGAACAAGGGTACTTGTGATGTATTACTGCCTGAAGGTGAATTTGAAAGCCGCAAAACAGTAACACATATTGCACCACCAAAATCACAAACACCGTGGCAAGAAATATATCGTGATACCGTTGGCGATTTATCACAAGGCGCTGTTATTGAGCTAGCGACTAAGTATCAAGGGATCTCTAAAAAGCTCCCAAGACACAATCATTAG
- a CDS encoding glycoside hydrolase family 43 protein, which produces MITNPILKGFNPDPVICVKGKDYYIATSTFEWFPGVRIYHSTNLDDWSLVAQPLDRVSQLDMNAIPDSGGVWAPCLTYSDGLFWLVYSNVKSVDSPWKSGDNFLVTAKNIEGPWSEPIKLKFGGFDPSLFHDESGRKFMTYRQWGPKHHSNPHNNIIIQEYFHDEQRLSTDRKIIFGGTERKLTEAPHLYKVNEYYYLLVAEGGTVYEHAVTVLRSKSVFGPFELHPDETILTTIDKPEAPLQKAGHGSMIKTHSNEWYMVFLVGRPLPDTIEIIDNKISGYCPLGRETAIDKIEWRDGWPYVVGGASTKLQVEAPNFATLSSKTATSQTWPDSFIDNFDSNTLHPEWQTLRVPFCEKMGALTGSQSGLRLYGQEPLISQFPQSTIGYRWQHFDFDATTSVSFSPTNEQQNAGIACYYNTKNWIYCFVDFDESQGVRALKIIQVDRGEASYYFYEQPIYIPDSVSNISLKVCVRGTSLTFEYSFDDTTWQPLDVVFDAWKLSDDYVKGKGFFTGAFICLHCSDQSGEGIFADFHHFEYVPNL; this is translated from the coding sequence ATGATAACTAATCCTATTCTTAAAGGTTTTAATCCAGATCCCGTTATCTGTGTTAAAGGTAAAGATTATTATATTGCTACCTCAACATTTGAATGGTTTCCTGGTGTACGCATTTATCATAGTACCAATTTAGATGATTGGTCATTGGTTGCCCAACCTTTAGATCGCGTTAGCCAATTAGACATGAACGCCATACCTGATTCTGGCGGTGTATGGGCCCCCTGCCTTACCTATAGCGATGGTTTGTTTTGGTTGGTGTATTCAAATGTAAAAAGTGTTGATAGCCCTTGGAAATCTGGCGATAACTTCCTTGTTACTGCCAAAAATATCGAAGGTCCGTGGAGCGAGCCCATCAAGCTAAAATTTGGCGGTTTCGACCCTTCGCTATTCCATGATGAGTCTGGTAGAAAATTCATGACTTACAGACAGTGGGGACCTAAACATCATAGCAATCCGCATAACAACATAATCATCCAAGAATATTTTCATGATGAACAACGCTTATCGACCGACCGTAAAATCATCTTTGGTGGAACAGAACGTAAGTTAACTGAAGCTCCACATTTATATAAAGTTAACGAGTACTATTATTTATTAGTGGCTGAAGGTGGCACGGTTTACGAGCATGCTGTTACAGTCCTGCGCAGCAAAAGTGTATTTGGGCCATTTGAATTACACCCTGATGAAACTATTTTAACCACCATTGATAAACCCGAAGCTCCGCTACAAAAAGCAGGACATGGTTCAATGATCAAAACCCATTCTAACGAATGGTATATGGTGTTTCTTGTCGGTCGTCCTTTACCCGATACCATTGAAATTATCGATAACAAAATTTCAGGCTATTGCCCTTTAGGCAGAGAAACCGCTATCGACAAAATTGAGTGGCGTGATGGTTGGCCTTATGTGGTTGGCGGTGCATCTACTAAGCTACAAGTTGAAGCACCAAATTTTGCTACACTTTCGTCTAAAACAGCTACTTCTCAGACTTGGCCAGACAGTTTTATCGATAATTTTGATAGCAATACGCTACATCCAGAATGGCAAACGTTACGTGTTCCTTTTTGTGAAAAAATGGGAGCGCTAACAGGAAGTCAATCAGGATTAAGGTTGTACGGACAAGAACCGCTTATTTCACAATTCCCTCAATCAACTATTGGGTACAGGTGGCAGCATTTCGACTTTGATGCAACAACCTCCGTATCTTTCAGCCCAACTAACGAACAACAAAATGCAGGTATTGCGTGTTATTACAATACTAAAAATTGGATTTACTGTTTTGTTGATTTTGATGAAAGCCAAGGTGTTCGTGCACTTAAAATCATTCAAGTAGATCGAGGCGAAGCTTCTTATTACTTCTATGAACAACCGATATATATACCTGATTCTGTTAGCAATATATCGTTGAAAGTTTGTGTTCGCGGTACGAGTTTAACATTTGAATACTCATTCGATGACACAACTTGGCAACCATTAGATGTAGTTTTCGATGCTTGGAAACTCTCAGATGATTACGTCAAAGGTAAAGGTTTTTTTACTGGGGCATTTATCTGTTTACATTGCTCAGATCAAAGTGGTGAAGGTATTTTTGCAGATTTCCATCACTTTGAATATGTCCCTAACCTTTAA
- a CDS encoding kelch repeat-containing protein, with amino-acid sequence MLLNNRYMCCLRKYSLIALMGFMACSNVYADNWDTIETNNEFSARHEAGFITFEKHGYLIGGRGIKPVNVLNPKTLAWKALAASPFEMHHFQPVIWKNKIIIAGALTGGYPFETPVANIYYFIPNENKWAKGPLIPKERLRGSVSTVVIDDSLFLVGGIKNGHTDGNVAWVDRYNFKTKVWTTLPDAPHARDHAQAVVIDNKIYVAGGRKTFGKTNNVFDLVVDKIDVFNIETNKWDTLKEVLPVPRAGVSVYAKNNGFIVVGGESANPNKAHEEVHFYNINKHAWLSVASLNQGRHGSGIVEMDDYLWIASGSGMQGGSPELRSVERIKTDKIFD; translated from the coding sequence ATGTTATTAAATAATCGTTATATGTGTTGTTTACGCAAATATTCCCTTATCGCATTAATGGGTTTTATGGCTTGTTCAAATGTATATGCTGACAACTGGGATACTATTGAAACCAATAATGAATTTTCAGCTAGACATGAAGCTGGGTTTATCACCTTCGAAAAACATGGTTATTTAATTGGTGGGCGCGGAATTAAGCCTGTTAATGTGTTAAATCCTAAAACACTTGCTTGGAAAGCACTAGCTGCCTCACCCTTTGAAATGCATCACTTTCAACCGGTTATTTGGAAAAATAAAATTATTATTGCTGGCGCATTAACGGGTGGTTACCCTTTTGAAACACCCGTCGCTAACATTTATTATTTTATCCCTAACGAAAACAAATGGGCAAAAGGTCCCCTAATTCCAAAAGAGCGACTTAGGGGGAGTGTATCTACCGTAGTTATCGATGATTCATTGTTTCTTGTTGGTGGCATAAAAAATGGCCATACAGATGGTAATGTTGCATGGGTTGATCGTTATAATTTTAAAACAAAAGTTTGGACTACATTGCCTGATGCTCCACATGCTAGGGATCATGCCCAAGCTGTCGTTATAGATAATAAAATTTATGTTGCTGGTGGACGTAAAACTTTTGGAAAAACAAATAACGTTTTCGATTTAGTTGTAGATAAAATCGATGTATTTAATATCGAAACCAATAAATGGGATACGCTCAAAGAAGTATTGCCTGTTCCTCGAGCCGGTGTATCTGTATATGCAAAAAATAACGGTTTCATTGTTGTTGGTGGCGAGAGCGCAAACCCAAATAAAGCGCATGAAGAAGTACATTTTTATAATATAAACAAACATGCATGGTTAAGTGTTGCATCATTAAATCAAGGCAGACATGGCAGTGGCATTGTTGAGATGGATGATTATTTATGGATTGCGTCTGGTTCAGGAATGCAAGGTGGTTCACCTGAGCTACGCTCTGTTGAACGTATCAAAACAGATAAGATATTCGATTAA
- a CDS encoding substrate-binding domain-containing protein, translating into MKKVKRTSLQDIANTIGITKMTVSRYLKDENLVAEPLRIKIKETIATLGYIPNRGPSILSKGKSQAIGVLFPSISNHVFDEVLRGIESVTEPAGYQIMIAHYAYSPELEEKRISSLLGYYVDGLILSESVHTSNTLRMIDSSGVPVTEIMDTCTPPIQQAVGFDNLAAAKEMTLNMLEKGYKNIAYIGAKGDTRDLLRQQGYEEAVLSYQLTPLIFRSPEFSSIRLGTEILDDIISTVPKVDGVICTNDDVAMGMLLSCKKKGIKVPDELGITGMHGHDMGQLYSPALASVITPRFLIGQVAAEQLLARIDGLEEIETYIDLGFTLNDGESI; encoded by the coding sequence ATGAAAAAAGTTAAAAGAACTTCACTGCAAGATATTGCAAATACCATCGGTATAACAAAAATGACGGTAAGCCGTTATTTAAAAGATGAAAATCTTGTTGCTGAGCCGCTCCGGATAAAAATTAAAGAAACAATTGCCACACTTGGATATATTCCCAATCGCGGCCCTAGTATCTTATCTAAAGGAAAAAGCCAAGCCATTGGTGTACTATTTCCCTCTATTTCAAATCATGTTTTTGATGAAGTATTACGTGGTATTGAGTCGGTTACGGAGCCTGCAGGCTATCAAATTATGATCGCTCATTATGCGTATTCTCCTGAGCTTGAAGAAAAAAGAATTAGCTCTTTGTTAGGCTATTATGTTGATGGGCTTATACTTTCTGAAAGTGTTCATACGAGTAATACTTTACGTATGATTGATTCATCTGGTGTTCCTGTTACAGAGATTATGGATACTTGTACTCCACCTATTCAGCAAGCGGTTGGTTTTGATAATTTAGCAGCAGCTAAAGAAATGACGTTAAACATGCTAGAAAAAGGTTATAAAAATATTGCTTATATTGGTGCTAAAGGAGATACACGTGATTTATTACGACAACAAGGTTACGAAGAAGCGGTTCTGTCTTATCAGTTAACGCCTTTAATTTTTCGATCACCTGAATTTTCTTCTATCCGGTTAGGAACAGAAATTTTAGATGATATTATATCTACTGTACCTAAAGTAGATGGCGTAATTTGTACGAACGACGATGTTGCTATGGGGATGTTGTTAAGTTGCAAAAAAAAGGGCATAAAAGTACCCGATGAATTAGGGATTACAGGTATGCATGGACACGATATGGGACAGCTTTATTCTCCTGCATTGGCTAGTGTTATTACTCCTAGGTTTCTTATTGGGCAAGTAGCAGCTGAACAGCTATTAGCTAGAATTGATGGCTTAGAAGAAATAGAAACTTATATAGATTTAGGTTTTACGCTAAACGATGGTGAGAGCATTTGA
- a CDS encoding glycoside hydrolase family 43 protein encodes MNTISNPILKGFNPDPSIIRVGDDYYIATSTFEWFPGVQIHHSRNLVNWNLITRPLNRESQLDIKGVPDSCGIWAPCLTHVDDVFYLTYTVVKNFNGDWKDTPNYVVTSSDIKGPWSKPSFVSGTGFDPSLFHDDNGKSYYMSMMVDHRNSKFFGGIVIQEFDRYLKKPIGKVHHIFSGSEHGLTEGPHIYKKNGYFYLLTAEGGTSYSHCVSLARSKSIFGPYEIAPNNPIITSKDSPSNYLQKTGHADLVETQNGEWYMVFLTGRPLTEQGRCITGRETAIEKVVWKEDNWLYLDHDSQEARQHVPAPNLPEHTFKPEKKRITFDSPSLDINFQSLRVPMTNAWISQTDRQKHLRLYGRESLSSCFEQSLIGRRVQAHHTIASTCIDFSPENFQQMAGLVCYYNTTHYHYVYISGDDIDAYSGKKFINVLSCDDNKTSHPISQAIDVSEVKKVYLKAEFNGAVIQFFFAIEIEATQPNWQAIGPELDGSILSDDYVVHTEKGYSPNFTGAFYGLACQDLSGQKIHADFEYFEYQEK; translated from the coding sequence ATGAATACAATTTCTAATCCTATTTTAAAAGGCTTTAATCCTGACCCTAGCATTATTAGAGTTGGCGATGATTATTATATTGCCACCTCAACGTTTGAATGGTTTCCCGGTGTACAAATCCATCATTCAAGAAACTTAGTAAATTGGAATTTAATTACTCGCCCGCTTAATAGAGAATCACAACTTGATATAAAAGGTGTACCTGATTCATGTGGTATTTGGGCACCTTGTTTAACCCATGTAGATGATGTTTTTTACCTGACTTATACCGTAGTGAAAAACTTTAATGGTGATTGGAAAGACACACCTAATTATGTTGTTACCTCTTCAGATATTAAAGGCCCTTGGTCTAAACCATCATTTGTAAGTGGGACAGGCTTTGACCCTTCATTATTTCATGATGATAACGGTAAGTCGTATTACATGAGTATGATGGTAGATCACAGAAACAGTAAATTTTTTGGTGGTATTGTCATCCAGGAATTTGACCGTTATCTGAAGAAGCCTATCGGAAAAGTTCATCATATATTTTCAGGAAGCGAACATGGGTTAACAGAAGGCCCACACATTTATAAAAAGAATGGTTACTTTTATTTACTAACAGCGGAAGGTGGCACCAGTTATAGCCATTGTGTATCTTTAGCGCGTTCTAAATCTATCTTTGGCCCTTATGAGATTGCACCTAATAATCCAATCATCACCTCAAAAGATTCACCAAGTAACTATTTACAAAAAACTGGCCATGCAGATCTAGTAGAAACCCAAAATGGTGAATGGTATATGGTATTTCTAACGGGTCGTCCGTTAACTGAACAAGGTCGATGCATTACGGGTAGAGAAACAGCAATAGAAAAGGTTGTGTGGAAAGAAGATAACTGGCTTTATTTAGACCATGATTCTCAAGAGGCACGCCAACATGTTCCTGCACCAAATTTACCTGAACATACATTTAAACCAGAAAAAAAACGTATTACGTTTGACTCTCCTTCTTTAGATATTAACTTTCAAAGTTTACGTGTTCCCATGACTAATGCATGGATAAGTCAAACCGATAGACAAAAACACCTACGCTTATATGGTCGTGAATCTCTTAGTTCTTGTTTTGAACAAAGTTTAATCGGCAGAAGAGTACAAGCTCACCATACAATAGCGTCTACCTGTATTGATTTTTCACCCGAAAACTTTCAACAGATGGCAGGCTTAGTTTGTTACTACAATACAACTCATTATCATTATGTGTATATTTCAGGTGACGATATAGATGCTTATTCAGGTAAAAAGTTTATTAACGTTTTAAGTTGCGATGACAATAAAACATCGCATCCTATCAGCCAAGCTATCGATGTATCAGAGGTTAAAAAAGTCTATCTAAAGGCTGAATTTAATGGGGCTGTTATACAGTTTTTCTTTGCAATAGAAATTGAAGCTACACAACCTAATTGGCAAGCAATAGGACCAGAATTAGACGGTAGTATTCTATCAGACGATTATGTAGTGCATACAGAAAAAGGCTATTCACCTAACTTTACGGGCGCATTTTATGGACTAGCTTGCCAAGATCTTTCAGGACAAAAAATTCACGCCGACTTTGAGTATTTCGAATACCAAGAAAAGTAA